GGACTTCTATCGAAGGGCCTTACCGCTGGCATAGTCAGCCGGGGATACGGAGGTTCTACCGACGATCCGGTGGTGTTCCGTTCCGGTAGGGCCCGGAGGGATAAAGTGGGCGACGAGCCGTTGCTTCTGTCGAACCGCCTTCCGTCGGTCTTCGTGGCGGTATCCAGGGACAGACTAGGGGACATAAAGGCACTGAAGGCCAAAGGGGTTCAGATAGTGGTCGCCGACGACGGCTTCCAGCACAGAAAGCTGGGCAGGGACGTGGATATCGTCTTAGTGGACGCCGCCTGTCCCTTCGGAAACGGGAGGCTGGCCCCAGGTGGAATCCTTCGGGAGCCTCTGAGCAGTCTAAAAAGGGCCCACATAATCGTCATAACCAAAGTCGACCAGGTCTCCCCTAAGTCTCTGGCGGAACTGGAGTCCCGGCTGTTGAGGATAGTCCCTAGTCCTCGGCTGTTTCGGTCGTATCTAAGGATAAAAAAGTGGTGTACCTGGGACGGACGCACCTTTAGGGAAATCCCAATGCCACAGGGTAAAAAAGTGGTCGCCTTCTCCGCCATAGGAAGCCCTCAGAGCTTCATGGAATCCCTGAAGGAGCAGCAGGTCTCGGTGATAGAGGAGGTAAGGTTCAAGGACCACCATCGATATGGACCTAATGATCTGGCTTCGGTGACGGCGTTGGCCCGCTCCTCCGGTGCGGAAGGGGTGGTCTGCACCGAAAAGGACGTCTACAACCTTCCACCTCGATGGGTCCCTCCCTTTCCTCTCCTGGTCCCCTTTCTAGAGACCGAGGTGGACGAGGAGGGTCGTTTTTGGGACCTTATGACCGACACCTTGAGGCCTCACATAGTGGTCGCCTCAAACGGCTACGGAGAGGACGCAATGGCGTCCCTCCTGGCTCAGAAGCTGGCATCGAGGTTGCCTAATTCCCAAATCACCGGATTCCCTCTGGTAGGGAAGGGAGAGCAGTACGCCCAAAGGTCTATACCTGTCGCTCCCGCCCTTTCTGTTACCCCTACAGGAGGGGTGGTCAAGTATCGTTTCTCCGATCTCGTTACCGACATAAAGTCGGGCCTTCTGGGTCATATAAAGAGACAGTACAGGGTATGGGACCATATGAAAGGCCATATCAGGACCCCTATATGTGTAGGGGACGTCTACCTTTTTCTCCACGCCCTATGGGGACAGGGACTCTCCCCTGTGTTGGTCGCCACCGCTAAAACCACCTACCTTCACGGCCACTGGAGGGCAGAGAGATACCTGCTGCGGTCCAGGGCCAGGCTGGTATGGACCAGAGACGGCGAGACCGCCTGGGAGCTTAGATCCTCAAAAGTACCCGCAAGGTTCGACGGCAATCCAATAATGGACCTGGTCGGGGATAATAGATCAGGAGGATTTAGATGGCCCGACGGTAAAAGGGTCCTCATACTGCCCGGGAGCAGGGACAGGGCCTACTGTGACTTCAGGCTTCTCCTGGACTCGGTGCTCCTGATGGCCCAGAAGGACCGTTGTTCCTTCGTCGCCGTCATGGCTCCAACTTTGGACCTAAAAAGGCTCGTCGAAGGTTGCCCTGGATGGAAGGAGATGGACGGGACCATGGTCCATCTGGATACCTCGGTGGTGGTCTCCCTCTACACCGGTCCGGTGGCCGACGCCGCCGAGGGGGCCCAGGTCCTCATAGGGCTTGGGGGAACGGCAAACCAGGTCTGCGCTGGCCTGGGAGTTCCGGTTGTATCTATCCTCGAAAAGGGAAAACTGGTCCAGCAAAAGCTCCTGGGGTCGGCGGAACTGCTCGTTCCTCCGACGGCCCAGGACCTGGCTCAGGCGGCTTTAACGGTCCTCTCAGACCCTGTCCTCGCCGAAAACATGGCAAAAGCGGGCAGGGCCAGACTGGGCCGGTCCGGTGCGTTGGATCAGGTCGTCCGGTACGGAGAGGTAGAACTGGGCTGGGGAGTCAGAGACCTGGTGTACCGCAGGTTGAAATCAGCTCGCAGAGAGGAAAAAGGTGAAAAACTATGAATGCTATAAAAACGGAGAATATATCCATCGGTGAAGGTCCACTGACCATCATAGCAGGCCCATGTTCACTGGAGAGCCTGGACCTGGCCATGGAGACGGGAAAAGGCATAAAGCAGGTCTGCGACGAACTGGGCTTACCCTACATATTCAAAGCCTCCTACGACAAGGCCAACAGGACCTCCATCCACAGCTACCGTGGCCCGGGGCTGGAAAAGGGCCTTGAGTGGCTTTCGGAGATAAAAAGCACCTTAGGTGTGCCGGTCATAACCGATATCCACGAGACCTATCAGGCCCAGCCTGTGGCGGAGGTCGCCGACGTCCTTCAGATACCGGCGTTCCTCTGCCGTCAGACCGACTTGCTCATCGCCGCCTCTAGAACAGGAAAGATCCTAAACGTCAAAAAGGGGCAGTTTTTGTCTCCCTACGACATGAAATCGGTGGTCACCAAGTGCCACGAGGCTGGCAACGACAAAGTCATGCTCTGCGAGAGGGGAACCACCATGGGATACGGCCAGCTCGTGGTGGACATGAGATCCCTAGCCATAATGAGGTCTATGGGCTGCCCTGTTGTCTTCGACGCCACCCACAGCGTCCAGATGCCCGGCGGAAGGGGAGAGACCTCCGGCGGAGATCGGCGGTTCGTCCCCGCCCTCGCCAGGGCGGCGGTGGCCATAGGGATAGACGGACTGTTCCTTGAGGTCCATCCCGACCCAGATAAGGCCCTGAGCGACGGTCCAAACATGATACCTCTCCATCATCTAAAATCGGTGCTGACCGAAATAAAGGCCCTGGACCAGCTGGTCAAGTCGAACCTTGGGGTGTTTGACCTCTCCTGGGAGGCCCGGGAAAAATGATGAGCCTCCCCAGCGACAGGGATTGTCCGGTCTTCGACGATCAAAGGCTTATAGAGATCGGGAAGAAAGTCCTCATGGACGAGGCGGAGGCTCTCCAGACCGCCGCCTCCAGGTTAGGGTCCGAGATAGCCAAAGCCGCCAGAATCGTCCAGGGCTGTAGGGGAAGGCTGGTGGTCTCGGGCCTGGGCAAATCGGGACACGTAGGCAGAAAAATAGCCGCCACCTTGGCTTCTTTGGGAACCCCATCTTTCTTCCTCCACTCCGCCGAGGCCGCCCACGGCGACCTGGGAATGGTAAGGCGGGAGGACGTGGCGTTGCTTATCAGCCACAGCGGCAGGACTACCGAGGTGGTCAAGCTTATCCCCTTCTTTCGCAGGCTGGGAGCCCCTGTCATAGCCCTAACGGGAGACCTAAAGTCCCCTCTCGCCACCGGTGCCGACGTCGTCTTAAACGCATCGGTGGAGAGGGAGGCGGACCCCTTAAACCTGGCCCCCACAAGCAGCACAACGCTACAGCTCGCCATAGGCGACGCCCTAGCGGGAGTTGTCACCGAGATGAGGTGCCTAAAGCGGGAGGACTTTGCCCTGTTCCATCCCGCCGGGAGCCTTGGAAGACAGCTACTCATGACCGTCGCCGACGTCATGGGCTCAGGCCCTAAACTTCCTGTGGTGCAGGAAAAGGTCACCGTCAAAGACGCCCTCTTCGAGATAACCAGCAAAAATTACGGAGCCACGACGATAGTGGACGATGACGGTATTCTGAAGGGCATCTTCACCGACGGAGACCTCAGACGGCTCATAGAGAGGCAGGGGGTATCCTGCCTTGAGGAGACCATCTCCGACGTAATGAGCGTGGGGCCTAGGACAATCGCCAAAGACAGTCTCGCCGTAGAGGCCGTTCGTATAATGCAGGACGTCGAGGTCTCTGTCCTCATAGCGGTGGAGGATGGCCGGCCTGTGGGCATGGTCCACCTTCACGAGCTTTTACAGGCCGGGTTATCCTGATGTCTCTGTCCATCTGCCTATACCGGTGTGCCGCCGCTCTGGCCTTCTCCGCAGCCTCCCCCTGGCTTAGCCGTAAATACTCGGGCCAGGGTCTTTCGGAGAGAAAGGGCCTTTACGACAGGTCCCTTATCGACACCCTCAGACGCCGTGGAAGACCCCTCTGGGTCCACTCCGTCTCGGTGGGGGAGGTTCAGTCGGCGTCCCCTTTCCTCAGGCTCGCCAAAGGAGAGACCAAAAGGCCTCTCCTCCTCTCCACCATAACCGCAACCGGGAGGGAGATGGCGGGCAGGATCCTGGAGGGAGTGCCAGACCGGACCATCTACTACCCCTGGGACAGCCCCTTTATCGTCGATAGGGCCCTGGACTCCATAAGACCTAAAGCCTACGTCACGGTGGAGACGGAGATATGGCCCTCGATGATCTGGGAGATGAAGAGGCGAGGGATACCGTCCTTCATGGTCAACGGACGTTTCTCCGAAAAGACCCTCCGGTCTATGAGAAAGATAGCCCCCTTCTGGCGGGACGTCCTCTCCTGCTATAGCACCATAATGGTTCGCTCCGACTCCGACAGGGATGGACTCATGTCCCTAGGCGTTGACGGAGGCAGGATAGAGGTCACCGGCGACTGTAAGCTGGACGGCTTGATGGAGCGAAAGGCCTCTATGGACCTCTCGGAACTGAGCTGGATATCTAAGGGCCAGGGGCCTCTCATAGTCGCCGGAAGCACCCATCAGGGGGAGGACCAGATCGTCATAGACGCCTTCAGAAAGGTCCTTAACCACCATCCCGATGCTCGGCTTGTCGTAGTGCCGAGACACCCGGACAGGGCCCAGGACGTGGCAAACGTCGCATGGGACACCGGACCTGTCTGCCTATACAGCTGTCCGGTGTCCGGCTGGCGCACAATGGTAGTGGATAAAATAGGGGTCCTCTTCGGCCTTTACTCCCTGGCGGACGCCGCCTTCGTCGGAGGCAGCCTGGTCCCCAAAGGGGGCCAGAACATAATGGAGCCGGCCATATGGGGCGTACCTTTCTGTCAGGGCCCCTACAACGACGACTTCGTCCAGGCCACAGAGGAACTTTTCGCCCTAGGAGTGGGAACCCCTGTCGCCGACTCGGACTCCATGGCCAGAGCCTTTTTGGACGACCTAGACCCCGAAAGGAAACGGAAGGTGTCGGAGAGCTGCGAGGATTATTTCTCCGGCGGAAAGGAAGCCGCCAAGCGGTCCTGGGAGATAGTATCCTCTTGTCTTTGATTGAAAGGGGGTGGGGCAGTGCCCACGACGGGAAAAAACGAAGGAACACAGCGGCTCTTTCCCGAAATAATCGAAGAGAAAAAATTCCCTTTGGTGATTTTGGGGAAATCCTGGGAATCGGTTTACGCCGAAGGGCAGAACTCTCTTTTTCAGGGGGACAGTTTAGATTGGCTTAGAACCATTCCCGATGGATCGGTTGACCTTGTCTTTGCTGATCCCCCCTACAACATAAAAAAAGCGGACTGGGATATGTTTGAGAGCCAGGAAGAGTACATCGATTGGTCCATGAAATGGATAGCCGAAGCCTCTCGAATATTGGGAGAAAACGGGACAATGTACGTCTGCGGTTTTTCCGAGATACTGGCTGATCTAAAACATCCCTCTATGAAATACTTTAAGAGCTGTAAGTGGCTTATCTGGCACTATAAAAACAAAGCAAACTTAGGTAGGGACTGGGGGAGATCTCATGAAAGTATCCTTCATTTGAGAAAGAGCAAAAAATTCACCATGAACATCGACGACGTGAGGATCCCCTACGGTAGACACACCTTAAAGTATCCCTCCCATCCTCAGGCCGATACGAGTCAATACGGCAACGGTGGAAAACGAAAAGACGTTTGGACGCCCCATCCCGCAGGGGCAAAGCCTAAAGACGTTATAGAGGTTCCCACAACCTGTAATGGTATGGGAGAAAAAACGGCTCATCCTACACAAAAACCGGAAGAGCTTCTAAGAAAGATAGTTCTCGCGTCATCTAATCCAGGAGACGTAGTTGTTGATCCCTTCTCCGGTTCTGGAACCACCCTTGTCGTCGCCAAACAGCTTGGGCGAAGGTGGATGGGGTGTGATATCTCCCCAGAATACAACCGTTGGGCTATCGAGCGACTGATGAAAGTGCCTAAAAAGACCGTGGCAGAATGGATAGAGCAGGATAGATCTACGGAAAGCAGAAGGAACTCTATCAGATGACCTTAAATGAAATACTGGCCTTCGCTACAGATAAAAATAATTTTAAATCCATAGGCAATTACGCTTGTTTTTGTCTTCACTACTTGGAGTTCGTCAAAAAGGGACTTCAGGCCGTCATAGTCTCAAGGAACGAACACCATTATAGGTTTTTTCAGTACAAGGATGATGGAACCTACAATGTCACTAGGCCTATCAACAGCTTACTGATGCTCCCGTACGAGACTTTTGATTTAGAAAGAGATGCTTTCTTGAAGTTAATACGAGATATCAAGGCAGAGGATGTCAGGCAAGAGAAAAACAGGGCCCTCATCAACAATTTCATATATACCTGCCAGCAATCTATAGGTGCTGCATTGGATGGCTTACCAGCTAACAGGTCCAATGCCGCCAGAAAAATAAACGGAGATCTTTTCGAGAACCTTGTTCGTTTAGTCCTCTCCGAGATAGGCGTAGACGCTTCCTGTGGTCTATCATCCTTACCGGTCAAAATAAACGGGGAAGAGGCCTTTCGGATGAACTATCAGCATGATCTTATCCTCAGGTCAGAAGGACAAATAAAAGCCATCGGTTCGGTTAAAACGTCCAGCAAGGATAGACTAGACAAAATATTCATAGACAAGTTTTTGTATAACAGGCTCACCGATTCTAGCACCCCTCACTTCGCCGTGTTTTTAAACGATGTGCAGAGGTCCGGCAGAGAAGGGCGATACGGAGTGAGCGCAACGTTTCTAAAAGGGCATTTCAAAGGATACACGGTGAAGCTAAACCCCCTTGATGGGGTGTATTATTTCGATATAAGGCCAAATATGGTCTCCGAGGATATCCTAAAAGACCACATAAAAACCTTTGATCGTCTAATAATAGATGATATATGGCGATTTATATGACTATATTAAAGATATAAAGGGAGGTAACAACATGGCAATCAGCAGAGAACTTATAGAGAACTTCTATCGCAACCTCGACGATCGGTCTAGGGCTTCACTGGACTCGGCGGTGGATAAAATGGTGGAGGTCAAAAAGCGGGGCGGCAAGATAGTGGTGGCTTCCGGCAGTGGGCCTAACCTCCACGAAGGGGTGACCACCCTGGTCGCTGAGCTCATGGACAAAGGCATAATCGACGGAGTGACCACCAGCTCTGCGGTTATAGGTCACGAAATGGCGGGAACCCTGGACAGGGTGAAGATGTGCGACGCCTCCCAGCTCGGCCTACCGGAGGAGAAAATGCCCAGAGGCAACGTCTTTGAGTTCACCAGGATGACCGAGGAGGAGAGAAACGTCCTCAGGAAGAACATGGTCTTAGACGAAGAGCTCCTCTCCAAAGAGGACGAAGTCGACGGCCACGACGTCGTAAAGGCGGCGGGCAACATGGCCTATCCTATGGGTCTCTGGAACGAGATCCTCGCCAACGAGATACTGGACATAGCCAGGACCTACGGCCTTACCTTCGAGGAGGTCGCTGGCTGGGGGGCCGACCGCAGGACCATGATAGGCATAGGGGCTGAAAAGGGCCTGCCTGTAATCGTCAGCATACCTCAGATGGTCGGAGGGGGGGCAATCGGCCTCGCCATAGGTGACAGCGTCCCCATCTCCAACCGCTCCATGAGGCTTGCGAGAATGCTCGACGACGCGGACATCATAATAGAATCGGCCATAGCCCTCTCCCAGGAGCTCCACGACGGCCCCTTCGAGAACTATACCGGACACGGCATATGGGCCTGGTGGAAGGGGTTCAACACCTTCCACATGAGGGACAAGACCCTCATCCGAATCGATTTAGACGAAAACCTTAGAAAGGCCCAGGACCAGCAGAGACACAACGCCCAGATCCAGGAGGCCATAGACAAAGGCCTTCCTAAGACCAAAATATCCGGCATACCCTTCCGAATGGAGATGTCCGCCTTCGCCAGACACGAGGGAAGCATACCTATAATAGGGGACATAGGAGAGGTATGGCCCGTCATGGCCCTTAAGGTCGCCGACGCCCTTGGGATAGAGCTGGAGTTCATGAGCTACAAACAGGAGACCGACGAAGGCAAGGCCGTTAGGGAATGGATAGTCGACGAGATTCGTCCCATAGACCCGGAGGCTATGAGGAAGAAGGCCTCTGAGTGGAGATAGTCGTAGTCATTCCCGCCAGATACGGCTCCTCCCGACTGCCCGGCAAGCCCCTGTGTGACCTAGGGGGCAAGCCCGTCGTTCAGCACGTATACGAAAGGGCCTCAAAGGCCAGAGGTGTGGGAAGGACTCTGGTTGCAACAGACGACGAGCGGATCGCCCAGGCGGTCCGCTCCTTCGATGGGGAGGTCGTCATGACCTCCAGTGACCACCCTAACGGGACCTGCCGAGTGGCGGAGGTGGTGAAGGACATAGACTGCGACGGCGTGATAAACGTCCAGGGAGACGAGCCCTTTATCGATCCTGTCCTGATAGAGCAGTTGGTAACAGCTATGGAGGGGAATCCAAATATCCCTATGTTCTCCCTCAGATACCCTCTGGAGGAAAACGAATGGGACAACCCCAACAGGGTGAAGGTGGTCGTAGGGAAGGGGGACATGGCCCTCTACTTCAGCCGGTATCCCATCCCCTACCGCCGAGTGCCAGGCTGTCCGGTGTACGGCCATCTGGGGATATACGGCTACCGTCGGGGCTTTCTGGACCTGTACTCCAAGATGGACCCCACTCCCCTTTCGGAGAGCGAGTCGCTGGAGCAGCTCAGGGTACTGGAACAGGGCTACCCCATAATGGTCCCTCTGGCAAAAGGGGACCACGCCCCTGGCATAGACACCCAGTCGGACCTGGACTGGGCCAGATCGGTCATAGGAGGAAACAAACCATGAAAACCCTGTATCTCGACTGTTTCGCCGGAATAGCGGGAGATATGTTTCTGGGAGCCATAATAGACCTAGGGCTCTTCCCCGTTGAGGGCTTTATCGACGCCATGAAGGGCCTAGCCCTGGACGGATACTCTATATCCGTCGAAAAAGGCATCAGGAAGGGCATTTCCGGCACGGACATCAAGGTGATCGAGGAAGATCACCACCACCACCACGACGAAGATCACCACCATCACCACGACGAAGATCACCACCATCACCACCACCATCGTCATCTGTCGGACATAATCGCCATATTGGACCGCTCTACCCTGCCGGAGGAGGTAAGGTCCCGCTCGGCACTGGCCTTCAGGCTCCTGGCGGAAGCTGAGGCGGAGGTCCACGGCACCGACGTCGAATCGATCCACTTTCACGAGGTCGGAGCCATAGACTCTATCGTCGACGTGGTAGGTGGCTTTATGGCTTTACACATGGCGGCCATAGACAGGGTATGCTCCTCTCCGGTCAACGTAGGGTCGGGCACCGTCAAATGCGCCCACGGAGTTATGCCCGTCCCCGCCCCTGCCACAGCGAAGCTTCTTGCCGGAATGCCTATAGTATCTCAGGGAGATCCCATCGAGAGGACCACTCCCACCGGTGCCCTGATGCTGAAGGTCCTCTGCGACTCCTTCGGCTCCATGCCCTCTGGGACGATAAAGGCAACAGGCCACGGCCTCGGCGACAGAGACACCGAACTTCCCAACCTGCTGAGGGCCGTAATAATCGAAGAGGGCAAAGTAGGTACCCCCTGGATACCGGGCCAGGCTTCCGTTTTAGAGGCCAACCTAGACGACATGAACCCCCAGGACCTTCCTATAGCCATGGATCACCTCTTTCAGGCCGGGGCCTGGGACGTATTCTTCACCTCGATCATCATGAAGAAAAATCGACCGGGAATCAGGATAACCTGCGTTGGCCCGGTGGATCTGGAGGAAAAACTGGCGGAGACGATCCTCAGACACACAACCTCAATAGGGGTCCGTTGCAGGATAGAGAGCCGCTACACCCTGAGAAGGGAGGAAAAAACCGAGCTGACCTCCCTTGGGCCGGTCAGGGTGAAAAGCTCTTTCTGGGGAAAAGAGCTTTTCCAGAGAACTTTAGAGCATGATGACTTGAAAGACCTGTCGGAAAGACATAACATACCCTTGACGGAGCTTAGAGATATTCTGACGTCAGAATTAGGGGGCTTGGATAATGAATACCGACATGACCGATAAAATTGCGCTTGTGGTGATCCTCTCCGACGGGATAAGGGGGCATCTTTTCCAGAGCAGAGGCATAGCCCATTGGATAGAGGCCCTTTGCGGTGCAAAGGTGATAGAGTTGGAAGTCCCCCTATACAGGGGCTGGAAAAGGGCCTGGATACTCAAGGCCATGGGGAAGGTGCTGGCCCGGGGAGACCGGCTGACCGCCAGACACTGGCTTGACTGGACCGGAGACGAGGGGCAGACGATCCTGGACTCCTACCGCCTTGCGATGGACGGCTTAAACGTGGATGGCGGGAGGACCATGGTCATATCTACCGGAAGCTCCGCCGCCCCCTTCTGCCTCGCTCTGGCGAGGATCATGGGAGGTAAAAGCTGCACCGTAATGACACCGTCTGTAATAGGGACCGATCCCTTCGACTACGCAGTGGTTCCCTCTCACGACGGAGAGCCCGAGAGGGCCCTAATAACTCTGGGAGCTCCTAACTCGGTGACAGAGGAAAAAATAGAGGTGGGGGCTAAGGAGCTATTCTCCCTATACCCTCCGAAAGGAGAGGGGGAAAAGTGGGGCCTCCTCATAGGCGGAGACGACCAGAACTATCAGATCGATCCATACTGGGCGGACATGACCATCGGGGTGATGCTCCGTATAGCCGAGGAGAAAGAGGTATCCCTTTACATAACCACCTCTCGCAGGACCTGCCCCGAGACCGAGGCCAAGATCAAAGAGGTCTGTAAGGGAAGCGAAAAGGTCTCTATGGTCCTGCTGGCCTCGGAGGACGATTTTAACCCCGTTCCCGGGATTCTCGGAGGTTGTCAGAGGGTCTTCTGTACAGAGGATTCTGTTTCCATGATATCCGAAGCGGCCACCTCAGGAACCAGAACCTACCTCCTGAGGGTCGGCAGAAAAAAAGGCTGGAGAAAAGCCCTTCAGGACATAACCGTCAAACTGGTCGAATGGAAGGCCCTGAAGGAAAAACACCTCTGGGGAGCCCCCAGATTCGATATGATGATAGATCGATTCAAAGAAAGGGGACTTCTCACCGAGATGCCCTCGGACGTCATGGCCTGGCGTCCTATGTTGGACAGGCCTGCCGGACTCTCCATAGATTTCAACGAGGCCCAGAGGGCAGCTAGGTGGATATTGGAGAACTGGAGATGAAAATCGTCCACCTGCTCCCGGGCCTTGAGGTGGGAGGGGTGGAAACCCACGTGGTCGACCTGGCCTCGGAGCAGGCCAGGTCGGGCCACCGAGTCACGGTTGTATCCGGTGGCGGCCGAATGGTGTCTCAGCTACACCCCGACGTCACCCACATAACCATGGCGGTTCACAGAAAAAACCCCATTACCGGAGCCATCTGCGCAGTCAAACTGGCGTGGATGGCTCGGTCTAAGGGCTGGGACGTGCTTCAC
The Dethiosulfovibrio salsuginis genome window above contains:
- the lpxK gene encoding tetraacyldisaccharide 4'-kinase, which encodes MTELVKSYLDHAKGQDPISPWACLAPLGWLTSAVVRVRNWAFDRGIRKSQEPPLPVISVGNITLGGTNKTPFVEMVTKGLLSKGLTAGIVSRGYGGSTDDPVVFRSGRARRDKVGDEPLLLSNRLPSVFVAVSRDRLGDIKALKAKGVQIVVADDGFQHRKLGRDVDIVLVDAACPFGNGRLAPGGILREPLSSLKRAHIIVITKVDQVSPKSLAELESRLLRIVPSPRLFRSYLRIKKWCTWDGRTFREIPMPQGKKVVAFSAIGSPQSFMESLKEQQVSVIEEVRFKDHHRYGPNDLASVTALARSSGAEGVVCTEKDVYNLPPRWVPPFPLLVPFLETEVDEEGRFWDLMTDTLRPHIVVASNGYGEDAMASLLAQKLASRLPNSQITGFPLVGKGEQYAQRSIPVAPALSVTPTGGVVKYRFSDLVTDIKSGLLGHIKRQYRVWDHMKGHIRTPICVGDVYLFLHALWGQGLSPVLVATAKTTYLHGHWRAERYLLRSRARLVWTRDGETAWELRSSKVPARFDGNPIMDLVGDNRSGGFRWPDGKRVLILPGSRDRAYCDFRLLLDSVLLMAQKDRCSFVAVMAPTLDLKRLVEGCPGWKEMDGTMVHLDTSVVVSLYTGPVADAAEGAQVLIGLGGTANQVCAGLGVPVVSILEKGKLVQQKLLGSAELLVPPTAQDLAQAALTVLSDPVLAENMAKAGRARLGRSGALDQVVRYGEVELGWGVRDLVYRRLKSARREEKGEKL
- a CDS encoding DNA-methyltransferase translates to MGKSWESVYAEGQNSLFQGDSLDWLRTIPDGSVDLVFADPPYNIKKADWDMFESQEEYIDWSMKWIAEASRILGENGTMYVCGFSEILADLKHPSMKYFKSCKWLIWHYKNKANLGRDWGRSHESILHLRKSKKFTMNIDDVRIPYGRHTLKYPSHPQADTSQYGNGGKRKDVWTPHPAGAKPKDVIEVPTTCNGMGEKTAHPTQKPEELLRKIVLASSNPGDVVVDPFSGSGTTLVVAKQLGRRWMGCDISPEYNRWAIERLMKVPKKTVAEWIEQDRSTESRRNSIR
- a CDS encoding KpsF/GutQ family sugar-phosphate isomerase, giving the protein MMSLPSDRDCPVFDDQRLIEIGKKVLMDEAEALQTAASRLGSEIAKAARIVQGCRGRLVVSGLGKSGHVGRKIAATLASLGTPSFFLHSAEAAHGDLGMVRREDVALLISHSGRTTEVVKLIPFFRRLGAPVIALTGDLKSPLATGADVVLNASVEREADPLNLAPTSSTTLQLAIGDALAGVVTEMRCLKREDFALFHPAGSLGRQLLMTVADVMGSGPKLPVVQEKVTVKDALFEITSKNYGATTIVDDDGILKGIFTDGDLRRLIERQGVSCLEETISDVMSVGPRTIAKDSLAVEAVRIMQDVEVSVLIAVEDGRPVGMVHLHELLQAGLS
- the larC gene encoding nickel pincer cofactor biosynthesis protein LarC, which codes for MKTLYLDCFAGIAGDMFLGAIIDLGLFPVEGFIDAMKGLALDGYSISVEKGIRKGISGTDIKVIEEDHHHHHDEDHHHHHDEDHHHHHHHRHLSDIIAILDRSTLPEEVRSRSALAFRLLAEAEAEVHGTDVESIHFHEVGAIDSIVDVVGGFMALHMAAIDRVCSSPVNVGSGTVKCAHGVMPVPAPATAKLLAGMPIVSQGDPIERTTPTGALMLKVLCDSFGSMPSGTIKATGHGLGDRDTELPNLLRAVIIEEGKVGTPWIPGQASVLEANLDDMNPQDLPIAMDHLFQAGAWDVFFTSIIMKKNRPGIRITCVGPVDLEEKLAETILRHTTSIGVRCRIESRYTLRREEKTELTSLGPVRVKSSFWGKELFQRTLEHDDLKDLSERHNIPLTELRDILTSELGGLDNEYRHDR
- a CDS encoding 3-deoxy-D-manno-octulosonic acid transferase; protein product: MSLSICLYRCAAALAFSAASPWLSRKYSGQGLSERKGLYDRSLIDTLRRRGRPLWVHSVSVGEVQSASPFLRLAKGETKRPLLLSTITATGREMAGRILEGVPDRTIYYPWDSPFIVDRALDSIRPKAYVTVETEIWPSMIWEMKRRGIPSFMVNGRFSEKTLRSMRKIAPFWRDVLSCYSTIMVRSDSDRDGLMSLGVDGGRIEVTGDCKLDGLMERKASMDLSELSWISKGQGPLIVAGSTHQGEDQIVIDAFRKVLNHHPDARLVVVPRHPDRAQDVANVAWDTGPVCLYSCPVSGWRTMVVDKIGVLFGLYSLADAAFVGGSLVPKGGQNIMEPAIWGVPFCQGPYNDDFVQATEELFALGVGTPVADSDSMARAFLDDLDPERKRKVSESCEDYFSGGKEAAKRSWEIVSSCL
- the kdsA gene encoding 3-deoxy-8-phosphooctulonate synthase gives rise to the protein MNAIKTENISIGEGPLTIIAGPCSLESLDLAMETGKGIKQVCDELGLPYIFKASYDKANRTSIHSYRGPGLEKGLEWLSEIKSTLGVPVITDIHETYQAQPVAEVADVLQIPAFLCRQTDLLIAASRTGKILNVKKGQFLSPYDMKSVVTKCHEAGNDKVMLCERGTTMGYGQLVVDMRSLAIMRSMGCPVVFDATHSVQMPGGRGETSGGDRRFVPALARAAVAIGIDGLFLEVHPDPDKALSDGPNMIPLHHLKSVLTEIKALDQLVKSNLGVFDLSWEAREK
- a CDS encoding ELM1/GtrOC1 family putative glycosyltransferase, whose protein sequence is MNTDMTDKIALVVILSDGIRGHLFQSRGIAHWIEALCGAKVIELEVPLYRGWKRAWILKAMGKVLARGDRLTARHWLDWTGDEGQTILDSYRLAMDGLNVDGGRTMVISTGSSAAPFCLALARIMGGKSCTVMTPSVIGTDPFDYAVVPSHDGEPERALITLGAPNSVTEEKIEVGAKELFSLYPPKGEGEKWGLLIGGDDQNYQIDPYWADMTIGVMLRIAEEKEVSLYITTSRRTCPETEAKIKEVCKGSEKVSMVLLASEDDFNPVPGILGGCQRVFCTEDSVSMISEAATSGTRTYLLRVGRKKGWRKALQDITVKLVEWKALKEKHLWGAPRFDMMIDRFKERGLLTEMPSDVMAWRPMLDRPAGLSIDFNEAQRAARWILENWR
- the kdsB gene encoding 3-deoxy-manno-octulosonate cytidylyltransferase, producing the protein MEIVVVIPARYGSSRLPGKPLCDLGGKPVVQHVYERASKARGVGRTLVATDDERIAQAVRSFDGEVVMTSSDHPNGTCRVAEVVKDIDCDGVINVQGDEPFIDPVLIEQLVTAMEGNPNIPMFSLRYPLEENEWDNPNRVKVVVGKGDMALYFSRYPIPYRRVPGCPVYGHLGIYGYRRGFLDLYSKMDPTPLSESESLEQLRVLEQGYPIMVPLAKGDHAPGIDTQSDLDWARSVIGGNKP